One Hevea brasiliensis isolate MT/VB/25A 57/8 chromosome 5, ASM3005281v1, whole genome shotgun sequence genomic region harbors:
- the LOC110650994 gene encoding uncharacterized protein LOC110650994 isoform X1 — MGNQPRQSTASLTVPSPALLNCKLVTFVDGVSEKMGDQKSRREQRKEARQAKAQQKHQSWMEHQKLQNHKGAQQAKRTFGGSRHVNRSKSSFTQNLREGEGRQQDTNHETNQSTEKMNVRKKMKVKSESLSHDCSTTSKKESKGLKRNLKTKFEEFIEMDMKNADVLAQEDLVMERRLAKKLKVKEGKLRGMDDEINLLLSGIPSVHESFDEVPLGKEFPIEKIDNGTLDKKRKKQKSLDDFSGNEIAADIMGGVCKSEETSDVEMGLEESAKTTSHKKDRKRKKKNKNQGSSVAGVATNSEIAGDIMDGVSEPEENSGAELGGEEGVTKISSLKKCRKRKKSKENEAGNIVGDTSNGVSTKAEAHEADVALQEAPTIAPTPGSSVKYVAPHLISRIGNESEEHTQIRRRVRGLLNRLSESNVESVTGQMATIFNSVSRNISSQIISDEVLAACSGGPRGNEQYAAVFAAFVAGMACSVGMDFSAKLIASLAKCFEDEYLKEDNLSLRNLTLLLSYLCTFGVCSSDLIYDFLIMLSKRLTEIDVSTILTVLQCCGMKIRADDPTAMKNFIQSVQSRVNELKSSPGEDQAKMIGKRMEFMLETICDIKNNKKRPKDDSAQNTRIKKWLQKLRVQEILLRGLKWSRLLDPDKKGQWWLSGDTAITVDDVEEVASTIDKEVVEAQKMLRLAALQRMNTDARKAIFCILMSGEDYIDAFEKLLRLDLPGKQDREIIRVLVECCLQEKVFNKYYTVLASKLCGHDKNHKYTLQYCLWDHFKELEFMPLLRSMHLAKFAAEMVASFTLSLSVLKSVELSDAGWLTSKRIMHFRMLFEALFEYPDSVVWNAFTRVAIDPQLETLRNGIEFFIREYVVKTNNAIVKKFKIVKKALNNVEGVLM; from the exons ATGGGTAACCAGCCCAGACAGTCCACAGCCTCACTCACTGTTCCCTCTCCGGCGCTGCTGAATTGTAAGCTAGTAACCTTCGTCGACGGCGTTTCAG AAAAAATGGGTGATCAGAAGTCACGGCGCGAACAGCGAAAAGAAGCTCGGCAAGCAAAGGCTCAGCAAAAACATCAATCTTGGATGGAACATCAG AAATTACAAAATCATAAGGGTGCTCAACAAGCTAAGAGAACGTTTGGGGGCTCAAGGCATGTGAACAGATCAAAAAGTTCATTTACTCAAAATTTGAGAGAAGGAGAAGGAAGACAACAAGATACTAACCATGAGACAAATCAGAGTACAGAGAAAATGAATgtgagaaagaaaatgaaagttaaaTCAGAGTCATTGAGCCATGATTGTTCCACTACTTCAAAGAAAGAAAGCAAGGGCTTGAAGAGAAATTTGAAAACAAAGTTTGAAGAGTTTATtgaaatggatatgaaaaatgctGACGTGTTGGCACAGGAGGATCTAGTAATGGAGAGGAGACTTGCCAAGAAGCTTAAGGTGAAGGAAGGAAAATTGAGGGGGATGGATGATGAAATCAATTTGTTATTAAGCGGGATTCCATCTGTGCATGAATCATTTGATGAAGTCCCACTTGGTAAAGAGTTTCCCATCGAGAAAATTGATAATGGAACTTTGGATAAGAAACGTAAGAAGCAAAAGTCCTTAGATGATTTTTCAGGTAATGAGATAGCTGCTGATATTATGGGTGGGGTTTGTAAATCAGAGGAAACATCTGATGTAGAGATGGGACTGGAAGAAAGTGCCAAAACAACTTCACATAAGAAAGACagaaagagaaagaagaaaaacaaaaatcaagGCAGCAGTGTAGCGGGGGTCGCAACTAATAGTGAGATAGCTGGTGACATTATGGATGGAGTTTCTGAGCCAGAGGAAAACTCTGGTGCAGAGCTGGGTGGAGAAGAAGGTGTGACCAAGATTTCTTCACTTAAGAAATGTAGAAAGAGAAAGAAGTCTAAGGAAAATGAAGCAGGTAACATAGTAGGAGACACATCTAATGGTGTATCTACAAAAGCAGAAGCCCATGAGGCAGATGTGGCATTACAGGAAGCTCCTACCATTGCACCCACACCAGGGAGTAGTGTGAAATATGTAGCTCCTCACTTGATATCCCGTATAGGGAATGAGTCAGAGGAGCATACTCAAATCCGTAGACGGGTTCGCG GTCTTCTGAATAGGCTGTCTGAATCTAATGTGGAATCAGTTACTGGGCAAATGGCTACTATCTTTAAT TCTGTTAGTCGCAATATCAGTTCTCAAATTATCAGTGATGAGGTGTTGGCAGCTTGTTCTGGTGGTCCTCGTGGCAATGAACA GTATGCTGCTGTTTTTGCAGCATTCGTTGCGGGCATGGCTTGTTCTGTTGGAATGGACTTCAGCGCAAAGCTTatagcttcacttgccaagtgttTTGAG GATGAGTATCTCAAAGAAGACAATCTTTCCTTGCGAAATCTGACACTTCTGTTGTCCTACTTATGTACATTTGGAGTTTGTTCTAG TGATTTGATATATGACTTTCTGATTATGTTGAGCAAGCGGTTGACAGAGATTGACGTCTCTACTATCTTGACAGTTCTACAGT GCTGTGGCATGAAAATAAGAGCTGATGATCCCACTGCCATGAAAAACTTCATCCAGAGTGTTCAGAGTAGGGTGAATGAGCTGAAGTCCTCTCCTGGAGAAGACCAGGCAAAAATGATTGGCAAAAGA ATGGAATTCATGCTTGAAACCATATGCGACATCAAAAACAACAAGAAGAGGCCTAAGGATGATAGTGCACAAAACACAAGAATTAAAAAATGGCTGCAAAAG CTAAGAGTTCAAGAAATTCTTCTTAGAGGGCTCAAATGGAGCAGGCTGCTTGATCCTGATAAGAAGGGCCAATGGTGGCTGTCAGGTGATACGGCTATCACCGTAGATGATGTTGAAGAGGTTGCCAGTACAATTGATAAAGAGGTTGTGGAAGCACAAAAGATGCTGCGGCTTGCTGCTTTACAGAGGATGAATACAGATGCTAGAAAGGCAATCTTTTGTATATTAATGAGCGGTGAGGACTATATTGATGCATTTGAGAAGCTTCTAAGACTGGATTTGCCAGGAAAGCAG GACAGAGAGATTATCCGGGTTCTTGTAGAATGCTGCTTGCAAGAGAAGGTGTTTAACAAGTATTATACTGTTCTGGCTTCCAAGTTGTGTGGGCATGACAAAAATCACAAGTATACTTTACAG TATTGCCTTTGGGACCACTTCAAAGAGCTCGAGTTCATGCCACTTTTAAGATCCATGCACTTAGCCAAATTTGCAGCAGAGATGGTTGCCTCCTTCACCCTCTCTCTTTCAGTTTTGAAGAGCGTCGAATTGAGTGATGCCGGGTGGCTAACTTCAAAAAGGATCATGCATTTCCGGATGCTGTTTGAGGCCTTATTTGAGTATCCTGATAGTGTTGTATGGAATGCGTTTACACGAGTAGCTATTGACCCTCAGTTAGAAACTCTGCGTAATGGTATCGAGTTCTTCATCAGGGAGTATGTTGTGAAAACTAACAATGCAATTGTTAAGAAATTCAAGATTGTTAAGAAAGCCCTCAACAATGTGGAAGGAGTCCTCATGTGA
- the LOC110650994 gene encoding uncharacterized protein LOC110650994 isoform X2 has protein sequence MGDQKSRREQRKEARQAKAQQKHQSWMEHQKLQNHKGAQQAKRTFGGSRHVNRSKSSFTQNLREGEGRQQDTNHETNQSTEKMNVRKKMKVKSESLSHDCSTTSKKESKGLKRNLKTKFEEFIEMDMKNADVLAQEDLVMERRLAKKLKVKEGKLRGMDDEINLLLSGIPSVHESFDEVPLGKEFPIEKIDNGTLDKKRKKQKSLDDFSGNEIAADIMGGVCKSEETSDVEMGLEESAKTTSHKKDRKRKKKNKNQGSSVAGVATNSEIAGDIMDGVSEPEENSGAELGGEEGVTKISSLKKCRKRKKSKENEAGNIVGDTSNGVSTKAEAHEADVALQEAPTIAPTPGSSVKYVAPHLISRIGNESEEHTQIRRRVRGLLNRLSESNVESVTGQMATIFNSVSRNISSQIISDEVLAACSGGPRGNEQYAAVFAAFVAGMACSVGMDFSAKLIASLAKCFEDEYLKEDNLSLRNLTLLLSYLCTFGVCSSDLIYDFLIMLSKRLTEIDVSTILTVLQCCGMKIRADDPTAMKNFIQSVQSRVNELKSSPGEDQAKMIGKRMEFMLETICDIKNNKKRPKDDSAQNTRIKKWLQKLRVQEILLRGLKWSRLLDPDKKGQWWLSGDTAITVDDVEEVASTIDKEVVEAQKMLRLAALQRMNTDARKAIFCILMSGEDYIDAFEKLLRLDLPGKQDREIIRVLVECCLQEKVFNKYYTVLASKLCGHDKNHKYTLQYCLWDHFKELEFMPLLRSMHLAKFAAEMVASFTLSLSVLKSVELSDAGWLTSKRIMHFRMLFEALFEYPDSVVWNAFTRVAIDPQLETLRNGIEFFIREYVVKTNNAIVKKFKIVKKALNNVEGVLM, from the exons ATGGGTGATCAGAAGTCACGGCGCGAACAGCGAAAAGAAGCTCGGCAAGCAAAGGCTCAGCAAAAACATCAATCTTGGATGGAACATCAG AAATTACAAAATCATAAGGGTGCTCAACAAGCTAAGAGAACGTTTGGGGGCTCAAGGCATGTGAACAGATCAAAAAGTTCATTTACTCAAAATTTGAGAGAAGGAGAAGGAAGACAACAAGATACTAACCATGAGACAAATCAGAGTACAGAGAAAATGAATgtgagaaagaaaatgaaagttaaaTCAGAGTCATTGAGCCATGATTGTTCCACTACTTCAAAGAAAGAAAGCAAGGGCTTGAAGAGAAATTTGAAAACAAAGTTTGAAGAGTTTATtgaaatggatatgaaaaatgctGACGTGTTGGCACAGGAGGATCTAGTAATGGAGAGGAGACTTGCCAAGAAGCTTAAGGTGAAGGAAGGAAAATTGAGGGGGATGGATGATGAAATCAATTTGTTATTAAGCGGGATTCCATCTGTGCATGAATCATTTGATGAAGTCCCACTTGGTAAAGAGTTTCCCATCGAGAAAATTGATAATGGAACTTTGGATAAGAAACGTAAGAAGCAAAAGTCCTTAGATGATTTTTCAGGTAATGAGATAGCTGCTGATATTATGGGTGGGGTTTGTAAATCAGAGGAAACATCTGATGTAGAGATGGGACTGGAAGAAAGTGCCAAAACAACTTCACATAAGAAAGACagaaagagaaagaagaaaaacaaaaatcaagGCAGCAGTGTAGCGGGGGTCGCAACTAATAGTGAGATAGCTGGTGACATTATGGATGGAGTTTCTGAGCCAGAGGAAAACTCTGGTGCAGAGCTGGGTGGAGAAGAAGGTGTGACCAAGATTTCTTCACTTAAGAAATGTAGAAAGAGAAAGAAGTCTAAGGAAAATGAAGCAGGTAACATAGTAGGAGACACATCTAATGGTGTATCTACAAAAGCAGAAGCCCATGAGGCAGATGTGGCATTACAGGAAGCTCCTACCATTGCACCCACACCAGGGAGTAGTGTGAAATATGTAGCTCCTCACTTGATATCCCGTATAGGGAATGAGTCAGAGGAGCATACTCAAATCCGTAGACGGGTTCGCG GTCTTCTGAATAGGCTGTCTGAATCTAATGTGGAATCAGTTACTGGGCAAATGGCTACTATCTTTAAT TCTGTTAGTCGCAATATCAGTTCTCAAATTATCAGTGATGAGGTGTTGGCAGCTTGTTCTGGTGGTCCTCGTGGCAATGAACA GTATGCTGCTGTTTTTGCAGCATTCGTTGCGGGCATGGCTTGTTCTGTTGGAATGGACTTCAGCGCAAAGCTTatagcttcacttgccaagtgttTTGAG GATGAGTATCTCAAAGAAGACAATCTTTCCTTGCGAAATCTGACACTTCTGTTGTCCTACTTATGTACATTTGGAGTTTGTTCTAG TGATTTGATATATGACTTTCTGATTATGTTGAGCAAGCGGTTGACAGAGATTGACGTCTCTACTATCTTGACAGTTCTACAGT GCTGTGGCATGAAAATAAGAGCTGATGATCCCACTGCCATGAAAAACTTCATCCAGAGTGTTCAGAGTAGGGTGAATGAGCTGAAGTCCTCTCCTGGAGAAGACCAGGCAAAAATGATTGGCAAAAGA ATGGAATTCATGCTTGAAACCATATGCGACATCAAAAACAACAAGAAGAGGCCTAAGGATGATAGTGCACAAAACACAAGAATTAAAAAATGGCTGCAAAAG CTAAGAGTTCAAGAAATTCTTCTTAGAGGGCTCAAATGGAGCAGGCTGCTTGATCCTGATAAGAAGGGCCAATGGTGGCTGTCAGGTGATACGGCTATCACCGTAGATGATGTTGAAGAGGTTGCCAGTACAATTGATAAAGAGGTTGTGGAAGCACAAAAGATGCTGCGGCTTGCTGCTTTACAGAGGATGAATACAGATGCTAGAAAGGCAATCTTTTGTATATTAATGAGCGGTGAGGACTATATTGATGCATTTGAGAAGCTTCTAAGACTGGATTTGCCAGGAAAGCAG GACAGAGAGATTATCCGGGTTCTTGTAGAATGCTGCTTGCAAGAGAAGGTGTTTAACAAGTATTATACTGTTCTGGCTTCCAAGTTGTGTGGGCATGACAAAAATCACAAGTATACTTTACAG TATTGCCTTTGGGACCACTTCAAAGAGCTCGAGTTCATGCCACTTTTAAGATCCATGCACTTAGCCAAATTTGCAGCAGAGATGGTTGCCTCCTTCACCCTCTCTCTTTCAGTTTTGAAGAGCGTCGAATTGAGTGATGCCGGGTGGCTAACTTCAAAAAGGATCATGCATTTCCGGATGCTGTTTGAGGCCTTATTTGAGTATCCTGATAGTGTTGTATGGAATGCGTTTACACGAGTAGCTATTGACCCTCAGTTAGAAACTCTGCGTAATGGTATCGAGTTCTTCATCAGGGAGTATGTTGTGAAAACTAACAATGCAATTGTTAAGAAATTCAAGATTGTTAAGAAAGCCCTCAACAATGTGGAAGGAGTCCTCATGTGA
- the LOC110650994 gene encoding uncharacterized protein LOC110650994 isoform X3 — protein MNVRKKMKVKSESLSHDCSTTSKKESKGLKRNLKTKFEEFIEMDMKNADVLAQEDLVMERRLAKKLKVKEGKLRGMDDEINLLLSGIPSVHESFDEVPLGKEFPIEKIDNGTLDKKRKKQKSLDDFSGNEIAADIMGGVCKSEETSDVEMGLEESAKTTSHKKDRKRKKKNKNQGSSVAGVATNSEIAGDIMDGVSEPEENSGAELGGEEGVTKISSLKKCRKRKKSKENEAGNIVGDTSNGVSTKAEAHEADVALQEAPTIAPTPGSSVKYVAPHLISRIGNESEEHTQIRRRVRGLLNRLSESNVESVTGQMATIFNSVSRNISSQIISDEVLAACSGGPRGNEQYAAVFAAFVAGMACSVGMDFSAKLIASLAKCFEDEYLKEDNLSLRNLTLLLSYLCTFGVCSSDLIYDFLIMLSKRLTEIDVSTILTVLQCCGMKIRADDPTAMKNFIQSVQSRVNELKSSPGEDQAKMIGKRMEFMLETICDIKNNKKRPKDDSAQNTRIKKWLQKLRVQEILLRGLKWSRLLDPDKKGQWWLSGDTAITVDDVEEVASTIDKEVVEAQKMLRLAALQRMNTDARKAIFCILMSGEDYIDAFEKLLRLDLPGKQDREIIRVLVECCLQEKVFNKYYTVLASKLCGHDKNHKYTLQYCLWDHFKELEFMPLLRSMHLAKFAAEMVASFTLSLSVLKSVELSDAGWLTSKRIMHFRMLFEALFEYPDSVVWNAFTRVAIDPQLETLRNGIEFFIREYVVKTNNAIVKKFKIVKKALNNVEGVLM, from the exons ATGAATgtgagaaagaaaatgaaagttaaaTCAGAGTCATTGAGCCATGATTGTTCCACTACTTCAAAGAAAGAAAGCAAGGGCTTGAAGAGAAATTTGAAAACAAAGTTTGAAGAGTTTATtgaaatggatatgaaaaatgctGACGTGTTGGCACAGGAGGATCTAGTAATGGAGAGGAGACTTGCCAAGAAGCTTAAGGTGAAGGAAGGAAAATTGAGGGGGATGGATGATGAAATCAATTTGTTATTAAGCGGGATTCCATCTGTGCATGAATCATTTGATGAAGTCCCACTTGGTAAAGAGTTTCCCATCGAGAAAATTGATAATGGAACTTTGGATAAGAAACGTAAGAAGCAAAAGTCCTTAGATGATTTTTCAGGTAATGAGATAGCTGCTGATATTATGGGTGGGGTTTGTAAATCAGAGGAAACATCTGATGTAGAGATGGGACTGGAAGAAAGTGCCAAAACAACTTCACATAAGAAAGACagaaagagaaagaagaaaaacaaaaatcaagGCAGCAGTGTAGCGGGGGTCGCAACTAATAGTGAGATAGCTGGTGACATTATGGATGGAGTTTCTGAGCCAGAGGAAAACTCTGGTGCAGAGCTGGGTGGAGAAGAAGGTGTGACCAAGATTTCTTCACTTAAGAAATGTAGAAAGAGAAAGAAGTCTAAGGAAAATGAAGCAGGTAACATAGTAGGAGACACATCTAATGGTGTATCTACAAAAGCAGAAGCCCATGAGGCAGATGTGGCATTACAGGAAGCTCCTACCATTGCACCCACACCAGGGAGTAGTGTGAAATATGTAGCTCCTCACTTGATATCCCGTATAGGGAATGAGTCAGAGGAGCATACTCAAATCCGTAGACGGGTTCGCG GTCTTCTGAATAGGCTGTCTGAATCTAATGTGGAATCAGTTACTGGGCAAATGGCTACTATCTTTAAT TCTGTTAGTCGCAATATCAGTTCTCAAATTATCAGTGATGAGGTGTTGGCAGCTTGTTCTGGTGGTCCTCGTGGCAATGAACA GTATGCTGCTGTTTTTGCAGCATTCGTTGCGGGCATGGCTTGTTCTGTTGGAATGGACTTCAGCGCAAAGCTTatagcttcacttgccaagtgttTTGAG GATGAGTATCTCAAAGAAGACAATCTTTCCTTGCGAAATCTGACACTTCTGTTGTCCTACTTATGTACATTTGGAGTTTGTTCTAG TGATTTGATATATGACTTTCTGATTATGTTGAGCAAGCGGTTGACAGAGATTGACGTCTCTACTATCTTGACAGTTCTACAGT GCTGTGGCATGAAAATAAGAGCTGATGATCCCACTGCCATGAAAAACTTCATCCAGAGTGTTCAGAGTAGGGTGAATGAGCTGAAGTCCTCTCCTGGAGAAGACCAGGCAAAAATGATTGGCAAAAGA ATGGAATTCATGCTTGAAACCATATGCGACATCAAAAACAACAAGAAGAGGCCTAAGGATGATAGTGCACAAAACACAAGAATTAAAAAATGGCTGCAAAAG CTAAGAGTTCAAGAAATTCTTCTTAGAGGGCTCAAATGGAGCAGGCTGCTTGATCCTGATAAGAAGGGCCAATGGTGGCTGTCAGGTGATACGGCTATCACCGTAGATGATGTTGAAGAGGTTGCCAGTACAATTGATAAAGAGGTTGTGGAAGCACAAAAGATGCTGCGGCTTGCTGCTTTACAGAGGATGAATACAGATGCTAGAAAGGCAATCTTTTGTATATTAATGAGCGGTGAGGACTATATTGATGCATTTGAGAAGCTTCTAAGACTGGATTTGCCAGGAAAGCAG GACAGAGAGATTATCCGGGTTCTTGTAGAATGCTGCTTGCAAGAGAAGGTGTTTAACAAGTATTATACTGTTCTGGCTTCCAAGTTGTGTGGGCATGACAAAAATCACAAGTATACTTTACAG TATTGCCTTTGGGACCACTTCAAAGAGCTCGAGTTCATGCCACTTTTAAGATCCATGCACTTAGCCAAATTTGCAGCAGAGATGGTTGCCTCCTTCACCCTCTCTCTTTCAGTTTTGAAGAGCGTCGAATTGAGTGATGCCGGGTGGCTAACTTCAAAAAGGATCATGCATTTCCGGATGCTGTTTGAGGCCTTATTTGAGTATCCTGATAGTGTTGTATGGAATGCGTTTACACGAGTAGCTATTGACCCTCAGTTAGAAACTCTGCGTAATGGTATCGAGTTCTTCATCAGGGAGTATGTTGTGAAAACTAACAATGCAATTGTTAAGAAATTCAAGATTGTTAAGAAAGCCCTCAACAATGTGGAAGGAGTCCTCATGTGA
- the LOC110668933 gene encoding caffeic acid 3-O-methyltransferase-like, translated as MGYIFTRNQDGVSFAPFFLSILSKPSVDCWYHLMEAVLEGVSPFEKANEMNIFEFVRRNETSFNESMYNHTMKVMRKILDKYKRFEGLHQVVDVGGGFGANIRLLVYKYPQMKGINFDLPHVVKDAPPCPGEEHVGGDMFVNIPKGEVIFMKWILHDWDDDQCMKILKNCYDALPEFGKVIVVESVVPEFVQTDVISRNVFKLDMNMLVANQGGKERTEKELETLARGAGFAAIKLIYCAYCYTISEFYKSP; from the exons ATGGG ATATATCTTCACAAGGAACCAAGATGGAGTTTCTTTTGCTCCTTTCTTCCTCTCGATACTGTCCAAACCTTCTGTTGATTGTTG GTACCATCTAATGGAGGCAGTGTTGGAAGGAGTTTCCCCATTCGAAAAGGCAAATGAAATGAATATATTCGAGTTCGTGAGAAGGAATGAAACTAGTTTCAATGAATCCATGTACAACCATACCATGAAGGTCATGAGGAAAATTCTCGACAAATACAAAAGGTTTGAGGGCCTCCATCAGGTAGTTGATGTGGGTGGAGGCTTTGGGGCTAATATTAGATTATTAGTCTATAAATATCCTCAAATGAAGGGCATTAACTTTGATTTGCCTCATGTAGTTAAAGATGCACCTCCTTGTCCAG GAGAAGAGCATGTTGGAGGAGATATGTTTGTCAATATTCCCAAAGGAGAAGTAATTTTCATGAAG TGGATTCTTCACGATTGGGATGATGATCAATGCATGAAAATATTGAAGAACTGTTACGATGCGTTGCCAGAATTTGGAAAAGTGATAGTGGTGGAATCTGTAGTTCCAGAATTTGTACAAACAGATGTTATATCCAGAAATGTGTTTAAATTAGACATGAACATGCTGGTAGCCAACCAAGGAGGAAAGGAGAGGACAGAGAAAGAGTTAGAGACTTTGGCTAGAGGAGCTGGGTTTGCAGCTATCAAACTTATATACTGTGCTTATTGCTACACCATTTCGGAATTCTACAAGAGTCCATGA